One Psychrobacillus glaciei genomic region harbors:
- the ftsE gene encoding cell division ATP-binding protein FtsE, giving the protein MIEMVNVYKKYPNGIVAANGIDVEIKQGEFVYVVGPSGAGKSTFIKMMYREERPTSGDIFINGINLATLKPSKVPYLRRQIGVVFQDFKLLPRLNVYENIAFALEVIEETPKVIRKRVMDVLELVGLKHKARMFPTELSGGEQQRVSIARSIVNTPKLVIADEPTGNLDPDTSWEIMNIFEEINSRGTTIIMATHNREIVNTIRHRVIAVEGGLITRDEYGGDYGYES; this is encoded by the coding sequence ATGATAGAAATGGTAAATGTTTACAAAAAATATCCGAATGGAATTGTTGCTGCGAATGGTATTGATGTAGAAATTAAACAAGGTGAATTCGTATATGTAGTTGGCCCGAGTGGTGCTGGAAAATCGACATTCATTAAAATGATGTATCGAGAAGAGCGTCCAACTTCAGGCGATATTTTTATTAACGGAATTAATTTAGCAACTTTGAAGCCTTCAAAGGTTCCATATTTAAGAAGACAAATTGGGGTTGTTTTTCAAGATTTTAAATTACTTCCTCGTTTGAATGTGTATGAGAACATTGCCTTTGCGTTGGAGGTAATTGAAGAAACTCCGAAGGTAATTCGCAAACGCGTAATGGATGTACTTGAACTTGTTGGACTCAAACATAAAGCGAGAATGTTTCCAACCGAACTTTCTGGTGGAGAACAGCAAAGAGTGTCTATTGCACGATCTATTGTAAATACACCAAAATTAGTTATTGCAGATGAGCCAACTGGAAATTTAGATCCTGATACTTCATGGGAGATTATGAATATTTTCGAAGAAATTAATTCACGAGGAACTACCATTATTATGGCAACTCATAATAGGGAAATTGTCAATACAATAAGACACCGTGTTATCGCTGTAGAGGGTGGATTAATCACTCGGGATGAATACGGAGGAGATTACGGTTATGAAAGCTAG
- the secA gene encoding preprotein translocase subunit SecA produces MLGVLNKVFDLNKRDLKRLEKVADKVESFASEMNAKSDEELRAKTDEFRTRYANGETLDQLLPEAFAVVREGAKRVLGMYPFHVQVMGSAALHEGNIAEMKTGEGKTLTSTMSVYLNAIPGLGSHVVTVNEYLSSRDATEMGQLYEFLGMSVGLNLNSLTKEEKRDAYAADITYSTNNELGFDYLRDNMVLYKEDKVQRPLYYAVIDEVDSILIDEARTPLIISGQANNAALLYKQANAFVRTLTKEVDYSYEESTKGVTLTDAGVEKVENAFGIENLFDLTHVRLNHAVNQSLKAHVSMHLDVDYVVQDEEVVIVDSFTGRLMKGRRYSDGLHQAIEAKEGLEIQNESMTMATITFQNFFRMYDKLSGMTGTAKTEEEEFRNIYNMNVIAIPTNRPITRDDRADLIYASMNGKFEAVAADIAERNKIGQPVLIGTVAIETSEIISSLLTKHGIKHNVLNAKNHEHEAEIIATAGHKGSVTIATNMAGRGTDIKLGEGVIEVGGLAVIGTERHESRRIDNQLRGRSGRQGDPGITQFYLSMEDELMRRFGSDNMRNMMSKLGMDDSQPIQSKMVSRAVESAQKRVEGNNFDSRKRLLQYDDVLRQQREIIYKERNEVLETENMRSLVESMIFGAIDRLVVSHTGSDNKAEWSLKGIEDYMHANLLPEGIITQQNLEGLTSEEIEANIKEEVIRFYDAKEEDLTSERMREFEKVVLLRSIDSKWIDHIDAMDQLRQGIHLRAYGQNDPLREYQSEGFVMFEAMVESIQEDVSKYAMKAEIRNNLEREEVAKGQAVNPKEDGETIKKKPARNEAAVGRNVLCPCGSGKKYKNCHGAVQ; encoded by the coding sequence ATGCTTGGAGTATTAAATAAAGTATTCGATTTAAATAAACGTGACTTAAAACGACTAGAAAAAGTTGCTGATAAAGTAGAATCATTTGCGAGTGAAATGAATGCCAAGTCAGATGAAGAACTACGTGCCAAAACAGATGAATTTCGTACTCGTTACGCAAATGGAGAGACATTAGATCAATTATTGCCAGAAGCATTTGCGGTTGTTCGTGAAGGTGCCAAACGTGTACTTGGTATGTATCCATTCCATGTACAAGTTATGGGATCTGCTGCACTTCATGAAGGAAATATCGCGGAGATGAAGACAGGGGAAGGTAAAACACTTACTTCTACTATGTCCGTTTATTTGAATGCAATTCCAGGGCTTGGGTCACATGTGGTAACCGTGAACGAATATTTATCCAGTCGTGATGCGACGGAAATGGGACAACTATATGAATTTTTAGGGATGTCCGTTGGCTTAAACTTGAATTCATTAACGAAAGAGGAAAAACGGGATGCTTATGCGGCGGATATTACGTATTCTACTAATAATGAATTAGGATTTGATTACCTTCGCGATAATATGGTGTTGTACAAAGAAGATAAAGTACAACGTCCACTTTACTATGCCGTTATTGATGAAGTTGACTCGATTTTAATCGATGAAGCGAGAACGCCTTTAATTATTTCAGGACAAGCGAATAACGCAGCACTTCTTTATAAACAAGCAAATGCATTCGTGCGTACACTGACAAAAGAAGTTGATTATTCGTATGAAGAGTCAACTAAAGGTGTAACACTAACCGACGCTGGTGTTGAAAAAGTGGAGAATGCATTTGGAATTGAAAACTTATTTGATTTAACACATGTTCGTCTTAACCATGCAGTCAATCAATCCTTAAAAGCACATGTATCCATGCATTTAGATGTGGATTATGTTGTGCAAGACGAAGAGGTTGTCATTGTAGATTCATTTACAGGACGTCTAATGAAAGGTCGTCGCTATAGTGATGGACTGCATCAAGCGATTGAGGCAAAAGAAGGATTAGAAATTCAAAATGAATCGATGACAATGGCGACGATTACGTTCCAAAACTTTTTCCGTATGTACGATAAGTTGTCAGGAATGACTGGTACAGCTAAAACAGAAGAAGAGGAATTCCGTAATATTTATAATATGAATGTTATTGCAATTCCAACGAACCGTCCGATTACAAGGGATGACCGTGCAGATTTAATTTATGCATCTATGAATGGGAAGTTTGAAGCGGTTGCTGCAGATATTGCTGAAAGAAATAAAATAGGGCAACCTGTTTTGATTGGTACAGTTGCCATTGAAACTTCTGAAATTATATCTAGTTTGTTAACTAAACACGGTATTAAGCATAATGTATTAAATGCGAAGAACCATGAGCATGAAGCGGAAATTATTGCTACTGCTGGGCATAAGGGTTCCGTTACGATTGCAACCAATATGGCTGGTCGTGGTACGGATATTAAGCTTGGTGAAGGTGTAATTGAAGTTGGTGGTCTTGCAGTAATCGGTACGGAACGTCATGAATCTAGACGTATTGATAATCAGTTACGTGGACGTTCAGGTCGTCAAGGAGATCCTGGGATCACACAGTTCTATCTTTCTATGGAAGATGAACTAATGCGTCGTTTTGGTTCGGACAATATGCGCAATATGATGTCAAAACTTGGAATGGATGATTCTCAACCAATTCAATCTAAAATGGTTTCTCGTGCAGTAGAATCCGCGCAAAAACGAGTCGAAGGAAATAACTTTGATTCACGTAAGCGTCTATTGCAATATGACGATGTGTTACGTCAACAGCGCGAAATTATTTATAAAGAACGTAATGAAGTACTAGAAACAGAAAATATGCGTTCTCTAGTGGAATCAATGATATTTGGTGCAATTGATCGTTTAGTAGTATCTCATACAGGCTCCGACAATAAGGCGGAGTGGAGCTTAAAAGGGATTGAAGATTATATGCATGCAAATTTATTGCCAGAAGGAATCATTACGCAGCAAAATCTAGAAGGCTTAACTTCAGAAGAGATAGAAGCAAACATTAAAGAGGAAGTAATCCGTTTTTACGATGCGAAAGAAGAAGACTTAACGAGCGAGCGTATGCGTGAATTCGAAAAGGTCGTATTACTTCGTTCAATAGACTCTAAATGGATTGATCATATTGATGCGATGGATCAGCTTCGTCAAGGGATTCATTTGCGTGCATATGGACAAAATGACCCTCTTCGTGAGTATCAAAGTGAAGGTTTTGTTATGTTTGAAGCGATGGTCGAATCCATCCAAGAAGACGTATCAAAATACGCAATGAAGGCAGAAATACGCAATAATTTAGAACGTGAAGAAGTTGCTAAAGGGCAAGCAGTGAATCCAAAAGAAGATGGTGAAACGATTAAGAAAAAGCCAGCTCGCAATGAAGCTGCAGTTGGTCGAAATGTCTTATGTCCTTGTGGTAGTGGCAAAAAGTATAAAAACTGTCACGGTGCCGTGCAGTAA
- a CDS encoding PilZ domain-containing protein: MLYKRNEYFRYTFDEPCEATFRLIKDASESSPEEISKKGKCTIIDISPHGIKMYSELFISIEKLNHVELQVTLDETPISLIGEFVWSHRKISGYEYGIRFMDDEKRESLIINELKNRRKKEIERKK, translated from the coding sequence ATGCTCTATAAACGAAACGAATATTTCAGGTATACTTTCGACGAGCCGTGTGAAGCAACTTTTCGATTAATAAAAGATGCGAGTGAGTCCTCACCGGAAGAAATCTCAAAAAAAGGAAAGTGTACAATAATTGATATAAGTCCTCATGGGATAAAAATGTATTCAGAGCTTTTTATTTCAATTGAAAAATTAAATCATGTCGAACTACAAGTTACATTAGACGAAACACCTATCTCATTAATCGGTGAATTTGTATGGTCACACCGTAAAATTTCAGGTTATGAATATGGTATAAGGTTTATGGACGATGAGAAAAGGGAAAGCTTAATTATCAACGAACTTAAAAATAGAAGAAAAAAAGAAATCGAAAGAAAGAAGTGA
- the hpf gene encoding ribosome hibernation-promoting factor, HPF/YfiA family, translated as MLNFNIRGENIEVTPAIRDHVEGKIEKVSRYFNEEIQATANVNLKVYNDRQTKVEVTIPMKNLTLRAEERNADMYAAVDLIVDKLERQIRKYKTKVNRKFREREGVAAFFATADTSDASVGHSDEDEYSIVRTKQFDLKPMDQEEAVLQMNMLGHNFYIYTDADSNGTHIVYKRKDGKYGLIETN; from the coding sequence ATGTTAAACTTTAACATTCGTGGAGAAAATATTGAGGTGACTCCTGCAATTAGAGATCACGTTGAGGGGAAAATTGAGAAGGTATCCCGTTATTTCAACGAAGAAATCCAAGCTACAGCCAATGTAAACCTTAAAGTATATAATGACAGACAGACAAAAGTGGAAGTTACAATTCCTATGAAAAATTTAACTTTACGTGCAGAAGAACGAAATGCGGATATGTATGCAGCGGTCGATTTAATCGTTGACAAGCTAGAACGTCAAATACGCAAGTATAAAACAAAAGTAAATCGTAAATTCCGTGAACGTGAAGGTGTAGCAGCATTTTTTGCAACAGCTGACACTTCGGATGCATCGGTTGGTCATTCGGATGAAGACGAGTACAGTATTGTTCGTACAAAGCAATTTGATTTAAAACCAATGGATCAGGAAGAAGCGGTTTTACAAATGAATATGCTGGGACATAACTTCTACATCTATACAGATGCAGATTCGAACGGCACACATATCGTTTACAAACGAAAAGATGGTAAATACGGATTAATCGAAACAAACTAA
- a CDS encoding murein hydrolase activator EnvC family protein: MRKQSKWKLRILIVATSGALLFTGPSALANSLNDLKNEKKQLEQKKDSIHSNIKETESKIDQNGSKIDQIMAQIKALDTEIIETEKKVSTVLNEIKLTTNDIEKLHASIAELERKIEERDELLKERIRAVQVSGGSVSYLDVLLGANSFIDFIDRFSAVSTLMEADRTILKEQADDKKQLEEQKVSLEKKLNEQEERKNKLSNLKASLDKQKDSKGNLIDQLEVEQAKLHTQKQDLETEYDDILELSEDVQNKIVAEQKRIAEVARKAAEEKKRKAEEERKRQQAASGSSVAVPDVSPGSWTRPASGRLTSGYGGRIHPIYGSEKVHYGIDIANSIGTPVVSTADGVVSYASPLSTYGNAIMVTHSIDGQIYTSLYAHLSSIKVTVGQVVSKGQIIGAIGTTGNSTGPHVHFEIHIGTWEGMAKNSVNPLRYISL, translated from the coding sequence TTGAGAAAACAGTCTAAATGGAAGCTACGTATATTAATCGTAGCTACATCTGGAGCACTTTTATTCACAGGACCAAGTGCACTAGCTAATTCTTTAAATGATTTAAAAAATGAAAAGAAGCAATTAGAACAAAAAAAAGATTCGATTCACTCGAATATTAAAGAAACAGAAAGTAAAATAGATCAAAATGGGTCGAAAATTGACCAAATCATGGCACAAATTAAAGCGTTAGATACTGAAATAATAGAGACAGAGAAAAAAGTCTCTACCGTTTTGAATGAAATCAAATTAACAACGAATGATATTGAAAAATTACATGCGTCAATTGCCGAATTGGAACGTAAAATTGAAGAACGTGATGAACTTTTAAAAGAGCGTATTCGTGCAGTTCAAGTAAGTGGTGGATCAGTAAGCTATTTAGATGTATTACTTGGAGCAAATAGTTTCATCGATTTTATTGACCGTTTTTCAGCTGTTAGTACTTTAATGGAAGCGGATCGAACTATTCTAAAAGAACAAGCAGATGATAAAAAACAATTAGAAGAACAAAAAGTAAGCCTAGAGAAAAAGCTAAATGAACAAGAAGAAAGAAAAAATAAATTAAGCAACTTAAAAGCTTCTTTAGATAAGCAAAAAGATTCAAAAGGAAACCTTATCGATCAATTAGAGGTTGAACAAGCCAAGTTACATACTCAGAAGCAAGACTTGGAAACTGAATACGATGATATTTTAGAATTAAGTGAAGATGTTCAAAATAAAATTGTAGCGGAGCAAAAACGTATAGCAGAAGTTGCTAGAAAAGCAGCCGAAGAAAAAAAACGTAAAGCAGAAGAAGAAAGAAAACGCCAGCAAGCTGCAAGTGGTTCTTCCGTAGCAGTTCCAGACGTTTCTCCAGGTTCATGGACGAGACCTGCAAGTGGTCGACTAACCTCTGGGTATGGAGGAAGAATACATCCGATCTATGGCTCAGAAAAAGTTCATTATGGTATTGATATTGCAAATAGTATCGGTACTCCTGTAGTTTCTACTGCCGATGGAGTTGTTTCCTATGCATCTCCGCTTAGCACATATGGAAATGCAATTATGGTAACTCACTCGATTGATGGTCAAATTTATACTTCTTTGTATGCGCATTTAAGTAGCATAAAGGTAACGGTTGGACAAGTTGTTTCGAAAGGGCAAATTATTGGTGCAATTGGGACAACTGGTAACTCAACCGGACCTCATGTACATTTCGAAATTCATATCGGGACATGGGAAGGTATGGCGAAAAACTCTGTTAATCCTCTGAGATATATATCATTATAA
- the ftsX gene encoding permease-like cell division protein FtsX has translation MKARTAQRHFKDSLKSISRNGWMTFASVSAVTVTLLLVGVFVMIMMNLSKVADDLEKDVEIKVIVELTADEASITKLKDEITHTTGVAEVKYSTKEDELKKLILDFGDDLRLFEQQNPLHNVFVVKAKNPQETEVVAKKIDRLDNTFEVKYGEGKIERLFSILNTSRNVGLVLILALLFTAMFLISNTIRITIVARRRDIEIMKLVGATNWFIRIPFILEGMWLGILGAIIPITLVSVLYYNIYKMLEPKLAQGNLFKLLDYSPFIYQVDALILLMGVLIGVWGSFMSVRKFLRV, from the coding sequence ATGAAAGCTAGAACAGCACAGCGACACTTCAAGGATAGTCTTAAGAGTATTAGTCGAAATGGATGGATGACCTTTGCTTCGGTAAGTGCAGTGACGGTCACGTTATTGCTTGTAGGTGTATTCGTCATGATTATGATGAATTTAAGTAAAGTTGCGGACGATCTTGAAAAAGACGTCGAAATAAAAGTCATTGTCGAATTGACAGCAGATGAAGCTTCCATTACGAAATTAAAAGATGAAATAACACACACTACTGGAGTAGCAGAAGTCAAATATTCGACAAAAGAAGATGAACTTAAAAAGTTAATATTGGATTTTGGAGATGACCTACGTTTATTTGAACAACAGAACCCTTTACATAATGTGTTTGTTGTAAAAGCTAAAAATCCCCAAGAAACAGAAGTGGTTGCGAAAAAAATTGACCGATTAGATAACACCTTCGAAGTAAAATACGGTGAAGGAAAAATAGAAAGACTGTTTTCTATCTTGAACACAAGTCGAAATGTAGGGTTAGTATTAATATTAGCTTTATTGTTCACGGCAATGTTTCTAATTTCTAATACTATTCGTATTACTATCGTGGCAAGAAGAAGAGATATTGAAATTATGAAACTTGTAGGTGCAACAAACTGGTTTATACGAATTCCATTTATTTTAGAAGGAATGTGGCTCGGTATTCTAGGAGCTATTATTCCAATCACACTGGTTTCCGTACTCTACTACAATATTTATAAGATGTTAGAGCCAAAATTAGCGCAAGGAAACCTATTCAAATTGCTCGATTATTCTCCTTTTATTTATCAAGTAGATGCTTTGATATTATTAATGGGCGTATTAATAGGAGTTTGGGGTAGTTTCATGTCAGTTAGGAAATTTTTACGAGTTTAA
- the prfB gene encoding peptide chain release factor 2 (programmed frameshift), with the protein MVEIAVVRNELDRTAGKLEDFRGSLDLENKEIRIQELEELMTFPDFWDDSQGAQKVINELNGLKTIVEQYNDLVSTQENLEMTLELIKEEPDEELQEELGNELKEFSSKLANFELQLLLSEEYDKHNAILELHPGAGGTESQDWGSILLRMYQRWADKRGFKVETIDYLPGDEAGIKSVTLLIKGHNAYGYLKAEKGVHRLVRISPFDSSGRRHTSFVSCEVMPEFTDEIEIEIRTEDLKIDTYRATGAGGQHINTTDSAVRITHLPTNSVVTCQSERSQIKNREHAMKLLKSKLYQLKIEEQEAQLAEIRGEQKEIGWGSQIRSYVFHPYSMVKDHRTSEESGNVHAVVDGELDQFIHAYLRSRIN; encoded by the exons ATGGTTGAAATAGCAGTAGTACGAAATGAATTAGATCGAACAGCAGGGAAATTGGAAGACTTCAGGGGGTCTCTT GACTTAGAAAACAAAGAAATTCGCATCCAAGAATTAGAAGAATTAATGACATTTCCAGACTTTTGGGATGATTCTCAAGGTGCTCAAAAAGTAATTAATGAGTTAAATGGATTAAAGACCATTGTCGAACAATACAATGACCTTGTTTCCACTCAGGAAAACTTAGAAATGACACTCGAGTTAATCAAAGAAGAACCAGACGAAGAATTGCAAGAAGAGCTTGGCAACGAATTAAAAGAATTCAGTAGCAAACTCGCTAACTTCGAATTGCAATTACTTTTAAGTGAAGAATATGATAAGCATAATGCGATTTTAGAATTGCATCCAGGAGCTGGTGGTACAGAATCACAAGACTGGGGTTCCATATTACTTCGTATGTATCAACGTTGGGCAGACAAACGTGGATTTAAAGTGGAGACAATCGATTATTTACCAGGTGATGAGGCTGGTATTAAATCAGTCACGCTACTTATAAAAGGACATAATGCTTATGGCTATCTAAAAGCGGAGAAGGGTGTTCATCGTCTAGTCCGTATTTCACCATTTGACTCTTCTGGCCGTCGCCATACGTCTTTCGTCTCTTGTGAAGTAATGCCAGAATTCACCGACGAAATCGAAATTGAAATTCGTACGGAAGATTTAAAAATCGACACTTACCGCGCAACAGGTGCTGGTGGTCAGCATATTAATACAACCGATTCTGCGGTGCGTATTACGCATTTACCAACGAACTCGGTTGTTACTTGTCAATCTGAACGTTCACAGATTAAAAACCGTGAACACGCAATGAAACTATTAAAATCGAAATTGTATCAATTAAAAATTGAAGAGCAAGAAGCACAACTTGCTGAAATTCGTGGTGAACAAAAAGAAATCGGATGGGGAAGTCAAATTCGATCTTACGTATTCCACCCATACTCGATGGTAAAAGATCATCGTACAAGTGAAGAAAGCGGTAATGTGCACGCTGTAGTTGACGGTGAGTTGGACCAATTTATCCACGCATATTTACGTTCAAGAATAAATTAA
- the cccB gene encoding cytochrome c551: MNKKLLAVIFGTVLMLAACGGAKTDKTATNTTSGTPPTETASVDPEKIVKAKCTTCHGGNLQGQGGTPNLMTVGSRLSKDEILNVLKNGRGGMPGGLVTGDEAEAVATWLSNNK, encoded by the coding sequence ATGAACAAGAAACTATTAGCAGTAATTTTTGGAACAGTATTAATGTTAGCTGCATGTGGTGGAGCAAAAACAGATAAAACGGCAACCAATACGACATCTGGTACACCGCCAACTGAAACTGCCTCAGTGGATCCTGAAAAAATTGTAAAAGCAAAATGTACAACTTGTCACGGAGGAAATTTACAAGGTCAAGGAGGCACCCCAAATCTAATGACTGTAGGTTCTAGACTATCTAAAGATGAAATTTTGAATGTACTTAAAAATGGTCGAGGTGGAATGCCAGGTGGACTTGTTACCGGAGATGAAGCGGAAGCAGTTGCTACATGGTTATCGAATAATAAATAA
- a CDS encoding C40 family peptidase — protein MSLKLTTQKSITILLFTIFLVTAPFAGYTEAASTVNSNELVATAKNLIGTKYRSGGTTPAGFDCSGFVNYVFDDLGIDLPRTSAGLHSTGSKVDRDDLSTGDLVFFNTAGSGVSHVGIYIGDGKFIHSSSSQGVKIDKLSDPYYWAKHYVGAKRVTNISVASNK, from the coding sequence ATGAGTTTAAAACTTACGACACAAAAATCCATTACTATATTATTATTTACAATTTTTTTAGTCACAGCACCATTTGCTGGATATACTGAAGCAGCGAGTACAGTAAATTCAAATGAATTAGTAGCAACTGCTAAAAATTTAATAGGTACAAAATATCGTAGTGGTGGAACAACTCCAGCTGGCTTTGATTGTTCTGGGTTTGTAAATTATGTGTTCGATGATTTAGGTATTGATCTTCCGAGAACTTCTGCTGGTTTGCATAGTACAGGCTCTAAAGTAGATAGAGATGACTTATCAACAGGAGATTTGGTTTTCTTTAATACAGCTGGAAGTGGCGTTTCACATGTTGGTATATACATAGGAGACGGAAAGTTTATTCATTCTTCTTCTTCACAAGGTGTAAAAATCGATAAATTAAGTGATCCATATTATTGGGCAAAGCACTATGTTGGAGCAAAAAGAGTAACAAACATTTCTGTAGCGTCCAATAAATAA
- a CDS encoding YitT family protein — protein sequence MSTNQRLHKELPPLLEQGRDYLYIIIGAAIIAIGFNVFLLPNQVASGGVSGISTILKGVLGWEPGLVQYAFNIPLFIAGLFFLGAKFGIKSFVGTLTLPAVVLFTSSWEPWTTNPLLGALFGGITIGIGLGIVFRGGASTGGTDLAAQIITKYTGFSLGKSVLLIDGLIVLSAAFVFDIEKALYALIALFVTTKTIDIIQLGFSQSKMIYIITNKQEEIRNAIYKEIDRGVTKLPAIGGYTDEERPILMVVAYQTEFTKLKQLVKTLDPTAFVIVSDAYEVLGEGFKKY from the coding sequence ATGAGTACAAATCAAAGACTACACAAAGAACTTCCTCCATTACTGGAGCAAGGAAGAGACTATTTATATATCATTATCGGAGCTGCAATAATTGCGATTGGTTTTAATGTATTTTTATTGCCAAATCAAGTTGCTTCAGGTGGTGTAAGTGGAATTAGTACGATATTAAAAGGAGTTCTTGGGTGGGAACCAGGACTTGTCCAATATGCTTTTAATATCCCTTTATTTATTGCAGGTTTGTTTTTTTTAGGAGCAAAATTTGGGATTAAATCATTTGTCGGCACACTTACACTACCAGCCGTTGTTTTATTCACTTCTAGTTGGGAGCCGTGGACGACGAATCCACTATTGGGTGCTTTGTTTGGAGGTATTACGATTGGTATCGGTTTAGGTATCGTTTTCCGCGGCGGTGCATCCACGGGTGGTACAGACTTAGCAGCACAAATTATTACGAAGTATACAGGTTTTTCATTAGGCAAGAGTGTATTACTAATCGATGGATTAATTGTACTTAGTGCTGCTTTCGTTTTTGACATTGAAAAAGCCCTTTATGCATTGATTGCGTTATTTGTCACAACAAAAACAATTGATATTATCCAACTTGGATTTAGTCAATCAAAAATGATTTATATTATTACGAATAAACAAGAAGAAATAAGGAATGCTATATATAAAGAAATAGATAGAGGGGTGACGAAACTTCCAGCAATTGGTGGATACACCGATGAAGAGCGGCCGATATTAATGGTGGTTGCATACCAAACAGAATTCACAAAGTTGAAACAATTAGTCAAGACGCTTGATCCTACTGCATTTGTCATCGTATCAGATGCATACGAAGTTCTAGGCGAAGGTTTTAAAAAGTATTAA
- a CDS encoding peroxiredoxin family protein, with translation MKKKIIGLVAIACLVAIMTITFVKNNVDKTEALSNDQLGTDLATNPANEGLGKGDSAPNFKLTTLEGKEVSLADYKGKKIVLNFWATWCPPCKEEMPFMQNYYEDMAVKENVEILAINLDSGIDKVKAFQQDYALSFPILFDEEGKVGKTYQVITIPTTYIIDANGTIQNKIVGPMDEQMLTDLVKSLDE, from the coding sequence GTGAAGAAAAAAATAATCGGTTTAGTAGCCATTGCATGCTTAGTTGCTATTATGACCATTACATTTGTAAAAAATAATGTCGATAAGACAGAAGCATTATCCAATGACCAACTAGGAACTGATTTAGCTACAAATCCAGCAAATGAAGGCTTAGGCAAAGGAGATAGTGCCCCAAACTTTAAACTTACTACGCTAGAAGGAAAAGAAGTATCCTTAGCAGATTATAAAGGAAAAAAAATCGTCTTAAACTTTTGGGCAACTTGGTGTCCTCCTTGTAAAGAGGAAATGCCTTTTATGCAAAATTATTACGAAGATATGGCAGTGAAAGAAAATGTAGAAATTTTAGCGATTAATTTGGATTCGGGGATAGATAAAGTAAAAGCATTTCAACAAGATTATGCATTAAGTTTTCCTATTCTTTTCGATGAAGAAGGAAAAGTAGGGAAAACTTATCAAGTGATTACTATTCCCACTACATATATAATCGATGCAAATGGAACGATACAAAATAAAATAGTTGGCCCGATGGATGAACAAATGCTGACAGATTTAGTTAAAAGTCTAGATGAATAG